One Fusarium falciforme chromosome 1, complete sequence genomic window carries:
- a CDS encoding Alpha-1,2-Mannosidase yields the protein MIRDPFNIRSNSAFNRPHPRNVPNQQESASLAVAHDLAMAFSIPKNVPSFENRHRDLEDRFWGSGASSKKGLPMYKDKPYGYSPYEQRRPLWKRKRVIGFLTFIVLTLLYWTGSSSKKQQSQKSTVPTDWSYSGLSQDDKKANWDHRRDRVVEAFELSWDAYRRYAWGYDEYHPVTKRGNNMAPKGLGWIIIDALDTMILMNLTSRVQDARGWISDSLTWDQDQDVNTFETTIRMMGGLLSAHYLSNEFPHLAPLTEDDEGAAGEDLYLEKAKDLADRLMSAFDSPSGVPYASVNLHKYEGIPSHADAGASSTAEATTVQLEFKYLAKLTGEKDFWDRAEKVMQVVDDNGAQDGLVPIYIYATTGEFKGKNIRLGSRGDSYYEYLIKQYLQTNKQEPIYEDMWDEALRGVRKHLVTYTKNSQFTIIGERPTGLDRALSPKMDHLVCFMPGTMALGATGGLTEAEARKLPTWSKKNEEDIKLAREIMETCWGMYKFTETGLSAEITYFEIDNPPQPFGNPRQSPAVFDPAPDAEWRSDFIVKNGDAHNLQRPETVESLFYMWRITNDIKYREWGWEMFKSFMNHTAVRNGGGFTSLRDANVVPPKVRDNMESFWLAETLKYFYLLFSPPDLLPLDKVVINTEGHPFPRFDLPTLFSTGWKRKPRDASGQIIKPVSADTGSEEKVITEEKKST from the exons ATGATCCGCGACCCTTTCAACATCCGAAGCAACAGCGCCTTCAACCGTCCGCATCCTCGAAACGTCCCGAACCAACAAGAATCGGCATCGCTGGCCGTCGCCCATGATTTAGCGATGGCCTTTTCCATCCCCAAGAACGTACCCTCCTTCGAAAACCGGCATCGAGATCTCGAGGACAGATTCTGGGGCTCCGGCGCAAGCTCCAAGAAGGGGTTGCCCATGTACAAGGACAAGCCATATGGCTATTCGCCGTACGAGCAAAGACGACCGCTATGGAAGCGCAAGAGGGTGATAGGTTTCCTTACCTTTATCGTCTTGACGTTACTATACTGGACCGGTTCTTCGTCCAAGAAACAACAATCCCAGAAGAGCACCGTACCGACCGACTGGAGCTACTCGGGCTTGTCTCAAGATGACAAAAAGGCCAATTGGGACCATAGGAGAGACCGTGTCGTGGAGGCGTTCGAGCTGAGCTGGGACGCCTACCGACGATATGCATGGG GTTATGACGAGTACCACCCTGTCACCAAGAGGGGCAACAACATGGCGCCCAAGGGATTGGGTTGGATCATAATTGATGCCCTCGATACAATGATTCTGATGAACCTGACATCGCGGGTGCAAGATGCTCGCGGGTGGATTTCAGATTCATTAACATGGGACCAGGACCAGGATGTCAACACCTTTGAGACAACCATCCGCATGATGGGTGGCTTGCTCAGTGCACACTACCTGTCCAACGAATTCCCACATCTCGCCCCCTTGACTGAGGACGATGAAGGCGCGGCCGGGGAGGACCTCTACCTCGAAAAGGCAAAGGATTTGGCCGATCGCCTGATGAGTGCCTTCGACTCCCCCTCTGGTGTTCCTTATGCGAGCGTCAACTTGCACAAGTATGAGGGtatcccatcccatgccGATGCGGGAGCATCGTCTACTGCCGAGGCCACAACTGTTCAGCTCGAGTTTAAGTATCTTGCTAAGCTCACAGGAGAAAAGGACTTTTGGGACCGGGCCGAGAAGGTGATGCAGGTGGTTGATGACAACGGTGCTCAAGATGGCCTTGTCCCCATCTACATCTACGCTACCACGGGCGAGTTCAAGGGCAAAAACATCCGACTCGGCAGCCGTGGCGACTCATACTACGAGTATCTCATCAAGCAGTATCTCCAGACGAATAAGCAAGAGCCCATTTACGAGGATATGTGGGACGAAGCACTGAGGGGTGTCCGCAAGCATCTGGTGACATACACCAAGAACTCACAGTTTACGATCATCGGAGAGCGACCCACTGGACTGGACAGAGCCCTCAGCCCCAAGATGGATCACCTCGTTTGCTTCATGCCTGGAACAATGGCACTGGGAGCCACTGGAGGTCTGACTGAGGCTGAGGCCCGAAAGCTGCCTACGTGGTCCAAGAAGAACGAGGAGGATATCAAGCTGGCGCGCGAGATCATGGAGACTTGCTGGGGAATGTACAAGTTCACCGAGACAGGGCTGTCGGCCGAGATCACCTATTTCGAAATTGACAACCCACCGCAACCCTTTGGCAACCCCCGTCAGAGCCCGGCGGTGTTTGACCCAGCCCCTGACGCTGAATGGCGCAGCGACTTTATCGTCAAAAATGGAGACGCGCACAACCTCCAGCGCCCAGAGACGGTCGAGAGTCTGTTCTACATGTGGAGAATCACAAACGACATCAAGTACCGAGAATGGGGATGGGAGATGTTCAAGTCTTTCATGAACCACACGGCCGTGAGGAACGGGGGAGGCTTTACGAGCCTGCGAGACGCCAACGTTGTGCCGCCCAAGGTTCGAGATAACATGGAGAGCTTCTGGCTG GCCGAGACACTGAAATACTTTTACCTCTTGTTCTCACCCCCCGACCTCCTGCCTCTGGACAAGGTTGTGATCAACACTGAGGGCCACCCGTTCCCCAGATTTGATCTACCAACGCTGTTTTCAACAGGCTGGAAGCGAAAGCCAAGAGACGCATCTGGTCAGATTATTAAGCCCGTAAGCGCAGACACGGGTTCCGAAGAAAAGGTAATCacggaggagaagaagagcaccTGA
- a CDS encoding RRM domain-containing protein, translating to MATTASRALQPNSSLPAKVQPIPPNQTLYVTNLPSSKIQKADLRTALYMLFSTYGPVLDVVALKTMAMRGQAHIVFRDIQAATQAMRSLEGQTFLGRELKIQYAKSKSNFVAKLDGTFKIPSTNAGAANVEQTELQQSIFNAPLPGSAPAGLPAKPAANVDHVMKDVGSPGSRGQKRTRDDEDSDSDVAMEEDSDDD from the exons ATGGCCACCACAGCTTCTCGCGCTCTCCAGCCCAACTCCTCCTTGCCGGCCAAGGTGCAGCCTATCCCTCCGAACCAGAC TCTCTATGTCACAAACCTCCCGTCCTCGAAAATCCAGAAAGCCGATCTGCGAACAGCCTTGTATATGTTGTTTTCCACATATGGTCCTGTACTAGATGTTGTCGCCCTCaagacgatggcgatgcGTGGCCAAGCCCATATCGTATTCCGAGATATACAAGCAGCCACACAGGCCATGAGATCTCTTGAAGGACAGACGTTCCTGGGCCGCGAGTTG AAAATCCAATACGCCAAGTCGAAATCGAACTTTGTGGCCAAGCTCGACGGCACCTTCAAGATCCCTTCCACAAATGCGGGCGCTGCCAATGTCGAGCAGACCGAACTTCAACAGAGCATCTTCAACGCTCCTCTTCCTGGATCAGCGCCCGCTGGCCTCCCTGCTAAGCCCGCCGCGAATGTCGACCATGTGATGAAGGACGTTGGAAGCCCCGGGAGCCGTGGCCAGAAGCGAACgcgcgacgacgaggacagTGACTCGGACGTGGCTATGGAGGAGGACAGCGATGATGATTAA
- a CDS encoding Actin-related protein 2/3 complex subunit, with product MAAPEVHHLFHNPIADHSFSADRSVLAVARDTAVELYGRVGNAYKLKDELKGHDKTVTSVDIAPNSGRIVTCSQDRNALVWEPSPTGYKPTLVLLRISRAATFVRWSPSETKFAVGSGDRVIAVCYFEEENDWWVSKHLKKPIRSTITSVAWHPNSVLLAAGSTDAHARVFSAFIKGMDARPPPGVWGERLPFNTVCGEYLNNSAGWVHSVSFSPSGDSLAFAAHDSSITVVYPSGPEQPPRAVVTVTTQQLPFKSLIWTSEDEIIAAGYDCEAFRFQGGEGGWQLAGTIETKGRPSLGEHREESALNMFRQMDLKGKAKDDTQLKTVHQNTIGTVRPFETDGERVTKFSTSGVDGRVVVWAA from the exons ATGGCCGCTCCCGAAGTTCATCACCTCTTCCACAACCCCATCGCAGACCACTCGTTCTCGGCCGATCGTTCCGTCCTCGCCGTCGCTCGCGACACCGCTGTTGAGCTCTACGGCAGGGTCGGCAATGCCTACAAGCTGAAGGATGAGCTCAAGGGCCACGACAAGACGGTCACGAGTGTCGACATTGCTCCCAACAGCGGGCGCATTGTGACCTGCTCTCAGG ACCGTAACGCCCTGGTCTGGGAGCCCTCTCCCACCGGTTACAAGCCGACTCTTGTTCTGCTCCGAATCAGCAGGGCTGCCACGTTTGTGCGCTGGTCGCCGTCCGAGACCAAGTTCGCCGTCGGCTCCGGCGACCGCGTCATCGCCGTCTGCTactttgaggaggagaacgacTGGTGGGTTTCCAAGCACCTGAAGAAGCCCATCCGCAGCACCATTACGAGCGTTGCCTGGCACCCGAACTCGGTCCTCCTTGCCGCCGGCTCCACCGATGCCCACGCCAGAGTCTTTTCTGCCTTCATCAAGGGCATGGACGCCCGTCCTCCTCCCGGAGTCTGGGGCGAGCGACTCCCTTTCAACACTGTCTGTGGAGAGTACCTGAACAACTCTGCTGGCTGGGTTCACTCGGTTTCTTTCTCCCCCAGCGGTGACAGCCTTGCCTTTGCTGCTCATGACAGCAGCATCACTGTCGTGTATCCCTCCGGACCTGAGCAACCTCCCCGTGCTGTTGTCACTGTCACCACCCAACAGCTGCCTTTCAAGAGTTTGATCTGGACCAGTGAGGATGAGATCATTGCTGCCGGTTATGACTGTGAGGCCTTCCGCTTCCAGGGAGGTGAGGGTGGTTGGCAACTGGCTGGTACCATCGAGACAAAGGGCCGACCCAGCCTGGGCGAGCACCGTGAGGAGTCTGCCCTCAACATGTTCCGACAGATGGATCtgaagggcaaggccaaggacgaCACTCAGCTCAAAACGGTCCACCAAAACACCATTGGCACCGTTCGACCTTTCGAGACTGATGGAGAGCGTGTGACCAAGTTTAGCA CAAGCGGCGTTGATGGTAGGGTTGTGGTCTGGGCTGCGTAG